DNA sequence from the Acidobacteriota bacterium genome:
TCCAGCTCGAACTCTTTCCACCCGATCACCGACTCTTCGACGAGCACGGTGCCCACCGGCGACTGCTGGAGCCCCCAGCGCACGGCCTCCTCCAGCTCCTCGGCGTTCCAGGCGATGGAGCCCCCGGTGCCCCCGAGGGTGAAGGAGGGCCTCACGATCGCGGGGAAACCAACCTCGGCCAGCACCTCCTCGGCCGCGGCCACCGAGTCGGCGTAGCCGGAGAGGGGCACCTCGAGGCCGATCTTCTGCATGGTCTTCTTGAAGAGGAGGCGATCCTCGGAGAGCCGGATCGCCGGGAGGGAGGCGCCGATGAGCTTCACGCCGAAGCTGTCGAGGACCCCCTCGTCGCCGAGGCGCATCGCGATGTTGAGCGCGGTCTGGCCGCCGACGGTGGGGAGGAGGGCGTCCGGCCGCTCGCACTCGATGACGCGCGCGACCATCTCGGGGGTGAGGGGCTCGACGTACGTCCGATCCGCGAACTCCGGATCGGTCATGATCGTCGCCGGGTTCGAGTTGATGAGGACGACTTCGTAACCCTCCTCGCGGAGGGCCTTGCAGGCCTGCGTGCCGGAGTAGTCGAACTCGCAGGCCTGCCCGATGACGATCGGTCCGGAGCCGACGATCAGGATCTTGCGGATGTCGGTCCGCTTGGGCACCTACTTCTTCGTGCGCGGGGCGCGCGCCTTCTTCGCGGCTCCCGCCTCGGGCGCGTCCGGCCCCTCGGAGGCGGCGTCCCCTTCGGGGGCGGCGTCCTTCTTCTTGCCGCGGAGCCGCTCCGCCAGGCGCCCGCCCATCGTGGTCTTCTTCTCGGGAGCCTTGTTGAAATCGGGCTCGGAGCCGAGAAGCTCGACGATGGCCATCTCGGCATTGTCCCCCTGACGATGGCCCAGCTTCAGGATGCGCATGTACCCCCCGTGCCGATCCACGTACCGGGCGGACAGGGTGTCGAACAGCTTCTTGACGATCTTCGGGTCACGGATCTGCCGCGCGACGAGACGGCGCGCGTGAAGGTCCTCGCGCTTCGACATGGTGATGAGCTTCTCCGCGTACGGGCGGAGCGTCTTGGCGCGGGGGAGCGTGGTCGTGATCCTCTCGTGCTCGAACAGGGAGGTCGACAGCGACCGCAACGCGGCGTTCCTGTGGGCCGTCTTCCATCCGAGCTTGCTTCCGATCTGTCGGTGGCGCATCGTCTTTCCCTCGCGTTCCGGGGCTTGCTTTCGTTCAGGCGGCGCTGGGCGTTCAGGCGGCGCTGGGCGTTCAGGTGGCGCTGGGCGTCGGCGTCGGCCCGAGCATCGGCGGCGCCGGCGCGGCGCCGAGCCGCTTCAGGCGCTTCTCGTCGATCTTCATGCCGAGACCGAGGTCCATCTTGGTGAGGATCTCCTTGATCTCGTTGAGCGACTTGCGGCCGAAGTTCTTGGTCTTCAGCATCTCGGCCTCGCTCTTCTGAACGAGCTCGCCGATGGTGCGGATGCCCGCGTTCTTCAGGCAGTTGTACGAGCGGACGGAGAGCTCCAGCTCGTCCACGCTGCGGGAGAAGTACTCCGCGAGCCGGTCGTCCTCGGGGGTGCGCTCCTCGTCGGACTCCTCGACCTGCTCCTCGAAGTTGATGAAGATGCTGAGGTGGTCCTTCATGAGCTTCGCCGCGAGGGCGACGGCGTCCTGCGGGAGGACCGCCCCGTTCGTCCACACCTGCATCGTGAGCTTGTCGTAGTCGGTCGCCTGGCCGATGCGGGCGTCCTCGACGGCGTAGTTGACCTTCTTCACCGGCGAGTGGACGGAGTCGATCGGGATGTAGCCGATGTCGAGGTCAGCGTCGAAATTGCGGTCGGCCGAGACGTATCCGCGGCCGGGCTTGACGCGCATCTCAATCGTCAGGCGCCCCTCCTCGGAGAGCGTGGCGATGTGGATGCCCGGATCGAGGATCTCGACGTTCGAGCTGGTCTCGATGTCGGACGCCTTGACCTCGCGGGGCCCCTCGGCGCGGATGAAAATCGTCTCGGGGTGATCGACGTTGATCTTCAGCGGGATCGACTTGAGGTTCAGGATGATGTCGGTCGTGTCCTCGTTGACGCCCGGGAGCGAGGAGAACTCGTGGAGCACCCCCTCGATCTTCACGGCGGTGATGGCCGCCCCCTCGATG
Encoded proteins:
- the carB gene encoding carbamoyl phosphate synthase large subunit (four CarB-CarA dimers form the carbamoyl phosphate synthetase holoenzyme that catalyzes the production of carbamoyl phosphate; CarB is responsible for the amidotransferase activity), coding for MPKRTDIRKILIVGSGPIVIGQACEFDYSGTQACKALREEGYEVVLINSNPATIMTDPEFADRTYVEPLTPEMVARVIECERPDALLPTVGGQTALNIAMRLGDEGVLDSFGVKLIGASLPAIRLSEDRLLFKKTMQKIGLEVPLSGYADSVAAAEEVLAEVGFPAIVRPSFTLGGTGGSIAWNAEELEEAVRWGLQQSPVGTVLVEESVIGWKEFEL
- the rplQ gene encoding 50S ribosomal protein L17, which produces MRHRQIGSKLGWKTAHRNAALRSLSTSLFEHERITTTLPRAKTLRPYAEKLITMSKREDLHARRLVARQIRDPKIVKKLFDTLSARYVDRHGGYMRILKLGHRQGDNAEMAIVELLGSEPDFNKAPEKKTTMGGRLAERLRGKKKDAAPEGDAASEGPDAPEAGAAKKARAPRTKK
- a CDS encoding DNA-directed RNA polymerase subunit alpha, which codes for MLWKGFQKPKRLESSGDSLTNLYGEFHAQPFERGWGTTVGNALRRVLLSSIEGAAITAVKIEGVLHEFSSLPGVNEDTTDIILNLKSIPLKINVDHPETIFIRAEGPREVKASDIETSSNVEILDPGIHIATLSEEGRLTIEMRVKPGRGYVSADRNFDADLDIGYIPIDSVHSPVKKVNYAVEDARIGQATDYDKLTMQVWTNGAVLPQDAVALAAKLMKDHLSIFINFEEQVEESDEERTPEDDRLAEYFSRSVDELELSVRSYNCLKNAGIRTIGELVQKSEAEMLKTKNFGRKSLNEIKEILTKMDLGLGMKIDEKRLKRLGAAPAPPMLGPTPTPSAT